A part of Myxococcales bacterium genomic DNA contains:
- a CDS encoding IS5 family transposase translates to MKTFLKGNIMSCLYETCLSDCAWEVIEPLFPANAKRGRRRVYSFRSIVDAIFYVLKNGCVWRCLPNDFPPHGIVYHYFRTWSVSGLWAVLNCILVAIVRTCAGRDASPSLVSIDSQSQTAEPGVDERGLDGGKKINGRKRHIVVDTMGLMLLCICTAANVSDRVAGEELVTELNKREKFPRLAKILGDNAYKNLSSGLRVGVSTETAERLKGQKGFVPQIFRWAVERTFAWLNRNRRLVRNYEKNTKHQESMNYIANARLCIRRLENLLTT, encoded by the coding sequence GTGAAAACCTTTTTGAAAGGAAATATCATGTCGTGCTTGTATGAAACCTGTTTGTCAGATTGTGCCTGGGAAGTGATTGAGCCACTTTTTCCTGCTAACGCCAAACGAGGCAGACGTCGTGTCTATAGCTTTCGGAGCATAGTTGATGCCATATTCTATGTTTTAAAGAACGGCTGTGTGTGGCGTTGTTTACCCAATGACTTTCCTCCTCACGGTATTGTCTATCACTATTTTCGCACCTGGTCTGTTTCTGGTTTGTGGGCGGTCTTAAACTGCATTCTCGTGGCAATAGTCAGAACCTGTGCTGGCAGAGATGCAAGCCCCTCACTTGTTTCCATCGACTCCCAATCACAGACAGCGGAACCAGGAGTAGATGAGCGTGGTTTGGATGGGGGAAAGAAGATTAATGGAAGAAAGCGCCACATCGTTGTTGATACGATGGGATTGATGCTCCTATGCATTTGTACCGCAGCAAATGTATCTGATAGGGTTGCCGGCGAGGAATTGGTTACTGAGCTCAATAAGCGCGAGAAGTTTCCCAGATTAGCGAAGATTCTTGGAGATAACGCATATAAGAATTTGTCTTCAGGCTTGAGAGTAGGCGTAAGCACAGAAACTGCGGAACGTTTAAAAGGGCAAAAGGGGTTTGTACCACAAATATTTCGTTGGGCCGTAGAACGAACTTTTGCTTGGCTGAATCGAAATAGGCGTCTGGTGCGTAACTATGAGAAGAATACAAAGCATCAGGAATCAATGAACTACATCGCTAATGCAAGATTATGTATCAGACGATTGGAAAATTTGCTTACCACCTGA